In Marinibacterium anthonyi, the DNA window GCTGCGCCTGCGCTATGGGCTGAGCGTTCCGTCCGAGGTGATGGTGGCCGGGTTCGACGACATCCCCGAGGTCGGCCGCCCCGCCTATCGGCTGACCACCATCCGCCAGCCGGTGCAAAGCATGGTGGTGAAGACGCTGGACCTTCTGAACCTGGACGATCCGCATTCCGGGATCGCCACGGGCCAGGACATTCCGATGCGGGGGGAACTGGTCTGGCGCGACACCCTGCCCGAAACCTTGCGCGGTGCGACCTAGGCGTCAGGGCCTGGCCGGATCGAACTGGAACAGGTGCAGCTTTTCGGGCCAGGCCAGTTTGACATAGGCCAGCACCGCCTCCAGATCCGACTCGCTCAGCCCCTTGCCGTAGCCGTGCACGGTGGTGGCTGGCCCGTTGCGCTCGCCGGTTGGCGCGCGGACGATGCGCACCATCATGCCGTCGGGCAATTTCCAGCTGTGCAGCGCCGGGTCGAACTGCGGCAGATCGGGATGGCCCCGGGCGTCGGACGAATGCCAGTCGGGCAGGCTTTCCAGCCGGATCTTGTGGCAGCCCGCGCAATTGTCGGCATAGACCGCCCTGCCCTCCTGCACGAAACTGGCCTGCGGGTCGATCCGGTCCTTCAGCATCCACATGCCCGCGCCCAGGGACAGGGCATAGACCAGCAGGCTGGCGACAAGCAGCAGCGTGGCTTTCATCTGGCCCCGCGCGGGGCAACCTGGGGCGAAGGACGGCTGACGCGGACCGATGTATGGGCCGAAGAATGGGCCCGCGCCGCGTTGCATGGCGCCCTGGCGGGGCCGGGTTCCACCGGCAGATGCGCCGGATGCGGACGGCCGGCCCCCTTTTTGCACATGTCCATCAATTCGGTCCGACGTCGGTATCTGATCCATCGTTCAATCCAGATCATGACCGATGCCCGGGCGAAGTTCCACGCAGCTTTTCCCACCTTCACCTGCAAAGTGTGAAATTTTTTGTGCGCGGAGGTGTTTTTCCGCCAGCATGTCCGCCGTCGGTGGTGTGCTCGCCCGCATCGCAGAGGGGGATGTCGGGTTCGACGCCCTCGACGGGCACGGACAGCAGTTGGCGGACCCCGTGGCTTAGCCACGGAGCAGCCCGAATCCGATGCCGGGCTGGCGCAGGCGGACCGGTCGGGATGGGGTATTTGCAGCCAGAAAGAAACAGCAGCGCACGACAGGATCTGCGGCGGGGTCTGCGGCGGGGTCGGCGGAGCGGAACAGGTCGGCGGATCATGTCGACGGCTCAGGCCCAAAGTTCAGGCCCAAAGTTCAGGCCCAAAGTTCAGGCCGGACGGGACAGGCAGTGCATCAGCGCCTGCTTGGCGTGGAAGATGCGGGTCTTGACGGTGCCCACGGGCACGTCCTCGACCTCGCTGATCTGCTCGTAGGTCATGCCTTCGAAGAAGGCGAGCCGGATTGCGACGGCCTGGGCGGGCTTGAGCCGGGCGATGCAGGCGCGCACCCGTTCGCCATCCTGCGCGGCGGCGATGACGGTGCAGGCGTCGGGGGCGTCGTCGGCGATGTCGGGGACGGCATCGACATAGGACAGGTAGGAGGACTTGCGCATTCCGTCGACCATCTTGTTGCGGGCGATCGAGAAGATCCAGGTGCGCACCGCCGACTTGCCGGCGAAGCGGTCGGCCCGGCGCCAGACCTCGAGCATCGTGTCATGGGTGATGTCCTGCGCGGTGGTCTCGTTGCCGCTGCGCTGGCGGATGAAGGCGTAGAGGCTGTCGTGATGGCGCTGGTAGAGGACATGCATCGCCGTGCGATCCCCCGCTGCGATGCAGTCGAGCAGTTCGACATCGCTATGACGGGCGTGACGACCGAACAGGTCGGAAGGCTTGGTGTACATGCGAACGCTCTCGGATTGGGCGATGGAACGCCGCATCCGTCGGACAAGCAGCGCTGTTCTGGCGCACCCTAGGGCGCCAGCGTTGCAGCAACCGTTGTAACAAGCGTTGTAAGGACGGGCGCGCGGCGTGGTATTTCCCGCGTCGCGCAGGCCATTGTCCGGTCAGGGCGCCGCGTCGAGGTCGCCGCGGATCAGGTCGAAATAGGTGTCGTGGAATTCCGAGATGCCCCATTCCATCGTCGACAGCGGCCCCGGCAGGAAGCGGTGCGAATTCACCCCGGCCTGGTTGTGGCGGATGATCCGTTCATCGTCGAGCGTGGTGACGTGCCAGAGCCAGGTCAGGTCGTCGCGGTTGTAGTCCCGGCCCTCTTGTGCGTCGCCGCGCACGTACCATTCGACCTGGATATCGGTCTGTTGCAGGTCGCGCGGGACAAAGCGGTAGCCGACGAGGTGATCGGCGTAGATCAGGAAGTAGTTGAAGGCGCCGACGCCCAGGTCCGTCGCGCCGCCGTCCAGGCCGGTCAGGCGGCCCAGCGGCGGGGCAAGCTGGGCCCCGGTCTTCGACCCGGTCATGTAGCCCGGGAACAGCGGGTAGCGGCGCCAGTAGGCATCGGCGGCCGGCGCGACGGCGTCACCGCCCGTTGCCTCGACCGCGTCGGTGGGCAGGCCGATGGCGCGCATGCGGTCGTGCAGGGCCGGTGTGAAGGCCTTGCATTGCGCGGGGTCCTTCAGCGAGTGGCTGCGCGAATATTCCTGGTGCGAGGGCGCGCAGTGATAGCATTCCATGTAATTTTCGAACGCCAGCTTCCAGTTCGCCGACACCGGGTAGGACGCCCGGTGCGCCAGCTTGAGGTTTTCAAGCTCGAACGGCGCGGCGAGCGGCGCGATGCGGGCCAGCGGTTCGTCGATCGGGGGGGCGTTTTCGTCGGCGCAGACAAAGATCAGCCCTTCGAACAGCTGCACCCTGACCGGGAACAGGCCGTATTGCCCGGGATCGAACCCGTCGCCCATCAGCCGCCCGTTCCTGAGCCGGCCCGAAAGGTCGAAGGTCCAGGCGTGGTAGGGGCAGACGAAGGTGCGCGCGTGGCCTTCGGGTTCCAGGCAGACGCGCGATCCGCGGTGGCGGCAGATGTTCTGGTGCGCCTTCACCACGCCGTCGCCGTCGCGCAGGACGATGATGGATTCCGGCCCGTAGTCGAACAGGAAATAATCGCCCGGGTTCGGGATCCGGCAGACATGGCCCACCCAGATCCAGGTGCGGTTCCAGAAGGATCGGATGTCGAGGTCGTAGACCTCGCGCGAGGTGTAGAAATGGCGCGGCAGCGCAAAGCCCGGCTTGCGGTCCTTCAACAGGTCCGAGGCGATCTTCAGGTCATTGTCCAGCATTCCCGGTTTCTCCCAGAGCGATGATTTCCCGCCGGTACCATTCGGCATCGATGTCTTGCGGCGCGCGTTCGAAATTGCGGGCCGCCATGTGGCCCGCGTAGACGGCATCGGCGATCAGCGCGGGGCTGGCCGCGTCGCCGATCAGCGTGACGGGGATCCCGCCGCTGTCGTTCAGCGCATCATACAGCGATTTCTGGCGGATGCGTTCGGTCACCAGCACGGATGACGTGGCGTGGATGTCCTGCGGGGTGCCCGAATAGGTGCAGGCGATGCGCATGCTGTCCGCCGTCTGCGACACCAGCGTCCGGTTGCAGCGGATCGTCACGCCAAGGTCGATCAGCCGGGCCTGCACCCGCTCCTGCTCCAGCGTGAGCCGGGTGAAGGGCGACACCATGGCGGCGGGGGTGATGAAATCCACCCGGTATCCGTCAAGGGCAAGCTTTTCCGCGATCACCGCCGCGATATAGATCTGGTCGTCGTCGTAGACGGCGACGGGGCCGTCGGGCGGCAGGCGGCCGTCCATGATGTCGTCGGGGGTAAAGACCTGCGCATCCGTGATCACCGGCGGCGTGCGTTGGGTCGACCGGCCCTTGCCGTCGGCCCGCCAGCGCGCGCCGGTGGCGATGAAGACGTGGTCGGTGCCCAGTTCGGCGATGGTGTCGGCGGTCATCTCGCTTTGCAGGAACATCCGGACGTTGGGATCCCGGCGCAGGTGATACAGCCGGTGATCGGCCACGCGGCCCCAGGCGCCCAGACCCGGCAGGCGGCTTTCGCGCAGGACCCGGCCGCCGGGGTCATCCGCCTTGTCGGCCAGGATCACGCCATAGCCGCGCCGCGACATCTGCATCGCGCATTCCAGCCCGGCGGGACCGGCGCCGACGACCAGCACCTCCTTGTCCGAGGCTTTCGCGCCGATGATCTCGGGGTGCCAGCCGCGCCGCCATTCCTCGCCCATGGTCGGGTTCTGGGTGCAGCGGATCGGTATGCCCTCGCTGTCGGCGCTGACGCAGATATTGCAGCCGATGCATTCGCGGATGTCCTCGATCCGGCCCTCCTGGATCTTGTTGGGCAGGAACGGGTCGGCGATGGACGGGCGCGCGGCGCCGATGAAGTCCAGAACGCCCTTGTTGACCAGCGACATCATCATGTCGGGCGAGGTGAACCGCCCGACCCCGACCACCGGCTTGGCCGTCACCTGTTTGACAAACGAGATATAGTCGGTCTGGTAGCCGTCCTGCGGCTGGAACCTTGTGGTCGCGCTGTCGTTGGGCCAGCCCGCCACGTTGACGTCCCACAGGTCGGGCAGGTCGGACAGCATCTCGACGATGGCCCGCCCCTCCTCGGCGGCCTGCATCCCCTTGTTGCCAAGCATTTCATCCACCGCAAAGCGGAACGCGATGGCACAGGTGTCCCCGACCGCGTCACGGGTGTCTTCCAGCAGTTCGCGGGTCAGGCGGACGCGGTTTTCAAGGCTGCCGCCGTATTCGTCGGTCCGGTCGTTCATGTGGGGCAGCATGAAATGCTGGGCCACGGTCATGTTGTGCCCGGCATAGACATAGATCACGTCGAACCCGGCATCGCGCGCGCGCAGCGCCGCGTCGCGGTGCCAGCGGCGCAGGGCGCGGATGTCGGATTTGTCCATCGCCGTGGCCTGGCGGGCGCCGCCGCTGTCGGTGGCGCAGTCCGACGGCGCCAGGATCGGCGCGCGGGTCAGGCCGTTGTAGGCATGGCTGCCGTTGTGGACCAGTTCGACCGCGGCAAGCGAGCCGTGCGCATGCACGGCGTCGGTCATCAGGCGCAGGGCGGGGATGTCGCGCGCGTCCCACAGCCGCCCTTCGGCATAGGGGGCCAGGTCCGAGGTCGGGTGAATCTCGGTCTCCTGGTTGGACACGACGGCCCAGCCGCCTTCGGCCTTCATGGCGCGCATGGCGGCTTCGGCCTGCGGGCGGATGTGGCCCAGGCCGTTGCAATGGGGCACCTGGAAAAAGCGGTTCCGCGCCGTGACCGGGCCGATCCGGACCGGTTCGAACAGCAGGGCATACCTGCCCGCAGATGTCGTGGTGATCATCCTGGTCTTCCTGTCAACGGATCCCGGGGGTGGCGCGCCCCCCCCCGGGAAAGGGGCCTTAGAAGCCCGCCTTGATGCGTTCGAATTCCTTCAGCATCCTGGATTCGAGCGCCGGATCGACCGCGTCGAAGAACAGGCTGCCGTCGAAGAAGCTGGCCGGGTCGTCAAAGCCGTACTGGGCGACCAGTTCGGGATCCGAGATCGGGAAGGCATCGGCATTGGCGTGCGGATAGCCCCAGTTTTCGATGATGTACTTGCCGCTTTCGGCCGCGCTGAGGGCGTTCAGCATGTCATAGACCTGATCGTCCGGCGCGGTGGAGGATTTCAGCCGCACGTAGCCGCAGACCCAGGTGGCGACGCCCTTGTCGACGTCGCGCATCATCTTGGCGGGCGTGTCGTTCCAGATCAGGTTCAGTTCCGACTGGTTCCAGGCCCAGCCCATGTCCAGTTCGCCCGACGCCATCGCCTGGTCCATCTGGCCGGCGTCGGACCAGTAGAAGCGCACGTTGGGATGGATCGCGCGCAGGAAATCGGAGGCCTCCTGGAATTCCGCGTCGGTCAGTTTCGTGTAATCGGCGCCGTGGCCGGTGGCCAGCGAGGCCAGCGCATAGGCCGACGACGCGGAATCGGGGATGGCGATCTTGCCCTGGTAGGCGGGATCGGCCAGCAGCTGCAGCGAGATCTTGTCGTCCGGGATCATGTCGGTGCGATAGATCAGCCCGGTGTTGCCCCATTCGAAGGGCATCATGTACAGCTTGCCGTCCAGCATGATGCCGTCGACATCCTTGATTTCCGGCAGCATCCTGTCCCAGTTGGTCAGCCTTGCGGGATCCAGCGGCTGGATCAGGTCGGCGGCGACCCATTTGCGCACGGCATCCGAACAGGGGTGCACCAGGTCGGCGGTAAAGCCCGACTGCAGCTTGGTATAGGCCTCTTCGGTGCTGCCGAAGAAGGTGAAGGACGGCGCTTCGCCATATTTCTGGACGTAGTCGCCGAAGAAGCCCGGGTCTTCGTAGCCGGACCAGTCGAAGACGGTCAGGTCGGCGCCGTCGGCGATGGCGGCGGCCGGCAGCGCCATGGCCAGTGCGATCGCACTGATGGACAGATGTTTCATGGTCTTCCCCCTGTTTTTCATGTGTTGTCCGCGCCCAGGTCGATGACCGACGCGCCCTGAACCCCCAGCCAGACCCTGTCGCCGGGCTGAAAGTCGACCGTGTGGAAATAATTCGGGACCGAGGCCGCGATGGGGGTTTCGACCCCCTCGACCGTGACGTGGTAGTGGACGTTTTCGCCGTAGAAGGCGACGTCGCGGACCGTGCCCGGGATGGTGACGTCGTAATCGGGCGGCGGGGCGGTGGCGATCTCGATCTGTTCGGGCCGGATGCCCAGCAGGATGCGCGCGCCGCTGGTGGCGACGTTGGGATTCCTGTTGATCGTCAGGCCGCTGAAGCAGGGCGCGGTGACGGTCAGCGTCTCGCCGGTCTCTGCCATGACATCGGCGGGCAGGAAGTTCATTTCGCCGATGAAACTGGCCACCTCGCGGGATCCGGGGCGGGCGTACAGCACTTCGGGCCGGTCCACCTGCACCAGCTTGCCCTGGAACATCACGCCGATGCGGTCGGACATGGTCATCGCCTCGTACTGGTCGTGGGTGACCATGACGAAGGTGATGCCCAGCGACCGCTGCAGGCGGCGCATTTCGAACTGCATCTGTTCGCGCAGCTTCTTGTCCAGCGCCGACAGCGGTTCGTCCAGCAACAGCACCTTGGGCCGCATCACCAGCGCCCGGGCCAGCGCGACCCGCTGGCGCTGGCCGCCGGACAATTCCGTCGCGCCGCGTTTCTGCAGCCCGTCAAGTTCCACCATCTGCAGCGCCTCGCGCACTCGGGTGTCGATATCGGCGCGCGAAATGCCCCGGTTGCGCAACCCATAGGCCACGTTGTCGCCGACGTTCAGGTGCGGGAAGATCGCGTAGCTTTGGAACACCATGTTGGTGGGCCGCTTGTTGGCCGGGATGCCGGCCATGTCCTGCCCGTCGATGCGGATCGTGCCGTCGGACGGGTCCTGGAACCCGGCGATCATGCGCAGAACCGTGGTCTTGCCGCAGCCCGAGGGCCCCAGCAGCGAGAAGAATTCGCCCTCCTTCAGGTCCAGCGTCAGGCTGTCGACCGCGTGGTAGGTGCCGAACCATTTCTGCACGTCGGTCAGGGTGATGATGTGGGGGTTCATCGGGGGCCTCGCACAAGCTTGCCGGTGGCCCGGCGGCGGACGGTTTCGGCGATCACCAGCATCAGGACCGAGGCCAGCAACAAAAGCGATCCCAGCGCCAGCGTGCTGGGCAGCTTGGCGGGAAAGCGGATCTGGCTCCAGATGTAGACGGGCAGCGTGGGCTGGTTACCGGACAGGAAGAAGGCCAGGACGAATTCGTCGAAGCTGACCGTGAAGGTGACCAGCAGGCTGGACACGATGCCGGGCGCGACGATGGGCAGGGTCACGCGGCGAAACACCCCCCACGTGGTGGACCCAAGGTCTAAGGCGGCTTCTTCCAGCGCGACGTCGAAATCGTCGAAGGCGGATTTCAGGATGGAAACGGCGAACGGCAGCGCCAGGAAGGTGTGGCCCAGGATCACCGTGCCCAGCGAGGGTTTCAGCCCGATGGTCAGGAACAGCACCAGCATGGAAGACGCCACGATGATGCCCGGCACCACCAGCGGCAGCATGACGATGCCTTCCGAAACCTCCCTGCCCCGGAAGCGGTAACGCACGTAGGCGCGGGCCGCGAACAGGCCCATGGCGGTGGCGGCGCAGGCGGTGGTGGCACCGACGACGAGGGAATTCATCAACGCGCGCAGCAACGTGTCCTGGTCGCCCAGCTGGCGATACCATTCCAGCGTCCAGCCCTTGATCGGAAAGGCGACGATGGTGCCGTCGTTGAAGGAAAACAGCGGCAGGAACAGGACCGGGATATACAGGAACGCCAGGTACAGGAACGCATAGGTGCGAAGCGAGAGGAGCCGTGTCATCGGATCTGTCTCCGCAATCCGTTCATGCCCAGCACGAAAAGCATGGCGACGAAGCCGACGGCCAGCATGGCCAGCAGCGACAGCGTGGCGCCCAGAGGCCAGTCGTTGGCGGCGCCGAACTGCACCTGGATGAGGTTGGCGATCATCTTGCCCGAGGATCCGCCGACCAGCGACGGCGTCACGTAATCGCCCACGGTGGGGATGAAGATGATCAGGCTGGCGGCGATGATGCCGGGCATCGTCAGCGGCAGGGTGATCCGCACGAACCGTTCGAACGCCGAATTGCCAAGGTCGGTGGCGGCTTCCAGCAGGGCCGGGTCGATCTTCTGGATCGACACGAAGATCGGCAGGATCGCGAAGGGCGCCCAGGCGTGGGCCAGCGTCAGGACCACGGCGAATTCGTTGTACAAAAGAAAGGTCAGCGGCTCGTCGATCAGCCCAAGGCCCAGAAGGGCGGAATTCAGCACGCCGTTGAAGCCCAGGATCAGCTTCCACGCGAAGACCCGCAACAGGTAGCTGGACCAGAAGGGGATGGTGATCAGCAACAGCCACAGGGTCTTCTTTCGCGCCTTCACGGCGATGAAATAGGCGATCGGATAGGCCAGGGCCACGGTGGCCACGGTCACCGCGCCGGCGATCCAGATCGACCGGATCATCAGGTGGCGCACCAGCGGATCGGTGAATGCCTCCCGGTAATTGGCCAGCGTCGGGGTGCGGTCGATGTCGACATAGGTCTGCGTCCAGAGCGAATAGGCCACCAGGATCATCAGCGGCACCGCCACCAGAACCGCGACGTACAGCGTCGCGGGCGCGGCCTGGGTCATGCCCCGGCTGGCGTCCGATCTCTGGCTTGCGGGCGTCTCGGTCACGGTTTTGGACTCACGGTACGTCTGTCTCCGGCGGGCTGGCGCATCTTAATGGACGATCGTCCATTAAGGATTGAGCGGCGGGCAGGCTTGTGTCAATCTTCTTGCTTGTCAGCCCAGCCCGGCTGACCCGACGGAGACCAGATTGGCGGCAGCAAGAGACACGTCCGACGACAAGCTTTCGGGCAATGCCCCCGGGGAAAGTTCCCAGACGCACAGTCGGGACCCCAAAAGGAACCGGCGCCTGCTGGTGCAGGCGACGCTGGATTCAGTGGCCGAAGACGGGATAACGGACACCACCGTGTCGGCGATCATCAAGCGCGCCGGGCTGTCGCGGGGGATGATCCACCTGCATTTCGGCGGCAAGGACGGGCTGCTTGTGGCGGCGGCCGAGGCGTTCAGCGACTGCTATTTCGAAGAGATGCAGCGCCAGTTGGCCCGCGCCGGTGACACGCCCGAGGCGGTGATCACGGCGGTGATCCGCGCCGACCTGAGCCCCGAGATCATGAACGAACGGGCGGTGGCGATCTGGCACGGGTTCCGGGGCGAAAGCCGCACCAACACGGCCATCGCGCGCTACAGCGACACCCGCGACATGCGCCTGCGCGAGACGATCTTTCGCGCCTTCCTGGCTCTGTTGGACGGCGACAGCCACACCGCGAACGAAGTCACGCTGGGCACGCTGGCCATGATGGAAGGCATGTGGACCGATTACCTGACCCACCCCGACCGGTTTTCCCGCGACACCGCCGTGCGCATCATCATGCGCTTTCTGGGCGGTGTCGTGCCGGGGCATTTCCGGATCGATCCTCAGACCTGAACCGATACCTCGGACGCGATCAGGTGGCGGCCCCGGTCGACGATGCGGCCCTGGTCGAGCTTCAGCACCTCGTCCGCGTCTTCGAGCGTGGAGAGGCGATGCGCGATGACCAGCGTGGTGCGGCCAACCGACAGGCGTTCCAGCGCGGCCTGGATCTCCTTCTCGGTCTCGCGGTCAAGGGCCGAGGTGGCTTCGTCCAGCAGCAGGATCGGCGGGTCCTTCAGGAAGACCCGCGCAATGGCCACCCGCTGGCGCTGACCGCCCGAGAGCATCACGCCGCGTTCGCCGACCACGGTGTCCAGCCCTTCGGGCAGGCTTTCGACCAGCGGCCCC includes these proteins:
- the bedC1_2 gene encoding Benzene 1,2-dioxygenase subunit alpha encodes the protein MLDNDLKIASDLLKDRKPGFALPRHFYTSREVYDLDIRSFWNRTWIWVGHVCRIPNPGDYFLFDYGPESIIVLRDGDGVVKAHQNICRHRGSRVCLEPEGHARTFVCPYHAWTFDLSGRLRNGRLMGDGFDPGQYGLFPVRVQLFEGLIFVCADENAPPIDEPLARIAPLAAPFELENLKLAHRASYPVSANWKLAFENYMECYHCAPSHQEYSRSHSLKDPAQCKAFTPALHDRMRAIGLPTDAVEATGGDAVAPAADAYWRRYPLFPGYMTGSKTGAQLAPPLGRLTGLDGGATDLGVGAFNYFLIYADHLVGYRFVPRDLQQTDIQVEWYVRGDAQEGRDYNRDDLTWLWHVTTLDDERIIRHNQAGVNSHRFLPGPLSTMEWGISEFHDTYFDLIRGDLDAAP
- the tmd_2 gene encoding Trimethylamine dehydrogenase, with translation MITTTSAGRYALLFEPVRIGPVTARNRFFQVPHCNGLGHIRPQAEAAMRAMKAEGGWAVVSNQETEIHPTSDLAPYAEGRLWDARDIPALRLMTDAVHAHGSLAAVELVHNGSHAYNGLTRAPILAPSDCATDSGGARQATAMDKSDIRALRRWHRDAALRARDAGFDVIYVYAGHNMTVAQHFMLPHMNDRTDEYGGSLENRVRLTRELLEDTRDAVGDTCAIAFRFAVDEMLGNKGMQAAEEGRAIVEMLSDLPDLWDVNVAGWPNDSATTRFQPQDGYQTDYISFVKQVTAKPVVGVGRFTSPDMMMSLVNKGVLDFIGAARPSIADPFLPNKIQEGRIEDIRECIGCNICVSADSEGIPIRCTQNPTMGEEWRRGWHPEIIGAKASDKEVLVVGAGPAGLECAMQMSRRGYGVILADKADDPGGRVLRESRLPGLGAWGRVADHRLYHLRRDPNVRMFLQSEMTADTIAELGTDHVFIATGARWRADGKGRSTQRTPPVITDAQVFTPDDIMDGRLPPDGPVAVYDDDQIYIAAVIAEKLALDGYRVDFITPAAMVSPFTRLTLEQERVQARLIDLGVTIRCNRTLVSQTADSMRIACTYSGTPQDIHATSSVLVTERIRQKSLYDALNDSGGIPVTLIGDAASPALIADAVYAGHMAARNFERAPQDIDAEWYRREIIALGETGNAGQ
- the rpoE gene encoding Sigma-24; amino-acid sequence: MYTKPSDLFGRHARHSDVELLDCIAAGDRTAMHVLYQRHHDSLYAFIRQRSGNETTAQDITHDTMLEVWRRADRFAGKSAVRTWIFSIARNKMVDGMRKSSYLSYVDAVPDIADDAPDACTVIAAAQDGERVRACIARLKPAQAVAIRLAFFEGMTYEQISEVEDVPVGTVKTRIFHAKQALMHCLSRPA
- the ydcV_13 gene encoding Inner membrane ABC transporter permease protein YdcV → MTRLLSLRTYAFLYLAFLYIPVLFLPLFSFNDGTIVAFPIKGWTLEWYRQLGDQDTLLRALMNSLVVGATTACAATAMGLFAARAYVRYRFRGREVSEGIVMLPLVVPGIIVASSMLVLFLTIGLKPSLGTVILGHTFLALPFAVSILKSAFDDFDVALEEAALDLGSTTWGVFRRVTLPIVAPGIVSSLLVTFTVSFDEFVLAFFLSGNQPTLPVYIWSQIRFPAKLPSTLALGSLLLLASVLMLVIAETVRRRATGKLVRGPR
- a CDS encoding putative cytochrome c-like protein: MQRGAGPFFGPYIGPRQPSFAPGCPARGQMKATLLLVASLLVYALSLGAGMWMLKDRIDPQASFVQEGRAVYADNCAGCHKIRLESLPDWHSSDARGHPDLPQFDPALHSWKLPDGMMVRIVRAPTGERNGPATTVHGYGKGLSESDLEAVLAYVKLAWPEKLHLFQFDPARP
- the potD_7 gene encoding Spermidine/putrescine-binding periplasmic protein precursor; this translates as MKHLSISAIALAMALPAAAIADGADLTVFDWSGYEDPGFFGDYVQKYGEAPSFTFFGSTEEAYTKLQSGFTADLVHPCSDAVRKWVAADLIQPLDPARLTNWDRMLPEIKDVDGIMLDGKLYMMPFEWGNTGLIYRTDMIPDDKISLQLLADPAYQGKIAIPDSASSAYALASLATGHGADYTKLTDAEFQEASDFLRAIHPNVRFYWSDAGQMDQAMASGELDMGWAWNQSELNLIWNDTPAKMMRDVDKGVATWVCGYVRLKSSTAPDDQVYDMLNALSAAESGKYIIENWGYPHANADAFPISDPELVAQYGFDDPASFFDGSLFFDAVDPALESRMLKEFERIKAGF
- a CDS encoding transcriptional regulator BetI, which codes for MAAARDTSDDKLSGNAPGESSQTHSRDPKRNRRLLVQATLDSVAEDGITDTTVSAIIKRAGLSRGMIHLHFGGKDGLLVAAAEAFSDCYFEEMQRQLARAGDTPEAVITAVIRADLSPEIMNERAVAIWHGFRGESRTNTAIARYSDTRDMRLRETIFRAFLALLDGDSHTANEVTLGTLAMMEGMWTDYLTHPDRFSRDTAVRIIMRFLGGVVPGHFRIDPQT
- the potB_8 gene encoding Spermidine/putrescine transport system permease protein PotB, giving the protein MTETPASQRSDASRGMTQAAPATLYVAVLVAVPLMILVAYSLWTQTYVDIDRTPTLANYREAFTDPLVRHLMIRSIWIAGAVTVATVALAYPIAYFIAVKARKKTLWLLLITIPFWSSYLLRVFAWKLILGFNGVLNSALLGLGLIDEPLTFLLYNEFAVVLTLAHAWAPFAILPIFVSIQKIDPALLEAATDLGNSAFERFVRITLPLTMPGIIAASLIIFIPTVGDYVTPSLVGGSSGKMIANLIQVQFGAANDWPLGATLSLLAMLAVGFVAMLFVLGMNGLRRQIR
- the potA_17 gene encoding Spermidine/putrescine import ATP-binding protein PotA, which produces MNPHIITLTDVQKWFGTYHAVDSLTLDLKEGEFFSLLGPSGCGKTTVLRMIAGFQDPSDGTIRIDGQDMAGIPANKRPTNMVFQSYAIFPHLNVGDNVAYGLRNRGISRADIDTRVREALQMVELDGLQKRGATELSGGQRQRVALARALVMRPKVLLLDEPLSALDKKLREQMQFEMRRLQRSLGITFVMVTHDQYEAMTMSDRIGVMFQGKLVQVDRPEVLYARPGSREVASFIGEMNFLPADVMAETGETLTVTAPCFSGLTINRNPNVATSGARILLGIRPEQIEIATAPPPDYDVTIPGTVRDVAFYGENVHYHVTVEGVETPIAASVPNYFHTVDFQPGDRVWLGVQGASVIDLGADNT